DNA from Candidatus Eremiobacteraceae bacterium:
GCTCGATGATCAGCCGGGGCCACACCCGCTTCCGAGGCTGTGACTTAAGCTGCGCCGACCGCGGCCGCGGCGCTCGTCACAGCGATGATCCCGTGGACGAAATCCATGCCGCCCTGGAGATACACCTCGAACGGTTCGCGCAGCGGCGCATCACACGACAGCTCCAGCGTCGATCCAGTGATGAAAGCGCCGCCTGCCATGATGACTGGATCCGCATACCCCGGAACCTCGCCAGGTTCCGGGCGCGCGCGCGAGTTCACCGGCAGCATGCGCTGCAAGCCGTGTGCGAAGCGCTCGAGCCGCTCGCGCGATCCGAGCCGGATCGCTTGGATGATGTCTGTCCGCTCATCGCCGCACTGCGGATCGACCTCGTAGCCGAGCTTCGAGAACAACGCCGCTGCGAAATCCATCGTCCTGAGGCTATCAGAGACCGTTCGTGGTGCGCGGTGAAGGCCCGCGTACATCGACCGCACTGCCTCAAGGCTCGGCCCGATCCTCGAGCCGAGTCCCGGCGCGAAGACGTGCTCGGCGATGCGCTCGATCGCATCGCGCGATCCCGCGACGTACGCGCCCGTCACCGCCATGCCGCCGCCCGGGTTCTTGATGAGCGACCCTACCACGACGTCAGCGCCCACGGCGCACGGCTCGCGCGATTCGACGAACTCGCCGTAGCAATTGTCGACGACGACCACCGCTTTGGGGCTGTGCCGTTTCGCAAGCGCGACCAACCGTGCTATCTCGTCGATCGACGCGCTCGGCCGCGGCGCGTAACCGCGCGAGCGCTGGATGAAGACGACGGCGGGCCCGTGGACGAGCGCCGCGATCATCGCTTTTTCGTCGAGGCTCGCGCCGGGGGCCCACGCGACCTCGACGTACCGCTGCCCGCCCGGGCGCAACGCGCGCGGATGGCCGGTGAGCGCGAGCGTAAGCGTGTCGTACGGCCTGCCGGTGAGCGAACAGATGATGCCGTCGGCGCCGGCGAGCGCGGCGATGCTCGCGACGATCGCCTGGGTTCCGCTCGTGAGCTGGACCCGTGCGAGCGCTGCCTCCGCGTCCATGAGGCGGGCGAGGATCGCCTCGTACGCTTCTCGGCCGAAGTCGTGATAGCCATAACCGATCGTGCCTTGTAGGTGCGCATCGGTGATGCCGACATCAGAGAATGCCCTGACCGTCTTCGCCGTAAGCGCGACCGAGTGGGCGGCGCGCTTGTTCCAGGCCGGAATGGCGGTCTCGCACGCCGCAAGGGCGAGCCGGACGATATCGTCGGGTAGGTCGAAACCGGTTAGAGCAGTGCGGAGCGGATCGATCACTGCGTCGAGCGCTCCGGATGCATCTCTTGGTCGCGCTCCTGATCGCGAATCGCCTCCGCTTCTCGGAGCAGACGGTTCTGCTCGGACGGCTCGGCGACCACCGCCTTCTCGTAGGCGCGGAAGAACGGCGCGTAGATGATCGCGCCGATCGCGATATTGATGAAGACGAGGACGATCGCCCGCCAGTCGCCGGCCGTCGTCAGCCACGCCGTCACGAACGACGGAAAGACCGGTGGCAAATAGACGATCGTATGACCGATTAGGTTCAGCCACGTCGCGAGATACGTGACAGTCGCGAGGACGAGCGGCACGAGCAAGAACGGGATCGTCAGGCTCGGGTTCATGACGAGCGGCACGCCGAAGATGATCGTCTCGTTGACGTTCCAGACCGTCGGCAGGATCGACGCGATCGCGAGCTTGCGCAGCCGTGCGACGCGCGAGCGGAGCATGACGAGCGTCAGCGGCAGCGTCGCGCCGGACCCGCCGGGGAAGTAGAATATGGACAACATGATCGTGACGATGTGCGGCGGCGCTTGATGCGCCGCGACGGCTTGGCTGTTCTCGTCGAGCGC
Protein-coding regions in this window:
- a CDS encoding methionine gamma-lyase family protein, which produces MIDPLRTALTGFDLPDDIVRLALAACETAIPAWNKRAAHSVALTAKTVRAFSDVGITDAHLQGTIGYGYHDFGREAYEAILARLMDAEAALARVQLTSGTQAIVASIAALAGADGIICSLTGRPYDTLTLALTGHPRALRPGGQRYVEVAWAPGASLDEKAMIAALVHGPAVVFIQRSRGYAPRPSASIDEIARLVALAKRHSPKAVVVVDNCYGEFVESREPCAVGADVVVGSLIKNPGGGMAVTGAYVAGSRDAIERIAEHVFAPGLGSRIGPSLEAVRSMYAGLHRAPRTVSDSLRTMDFAAALFSKLGYEVDPQCGDERTDIIQAIRLGSRERLERFAHGLQRMLPVNSRARPEPGEVPGYADPVIMAGGAFITGSTLELSCDAPLREPFEVYLQGGMDFVHGIIAVTSAAAAVGAA